From Pedobacter aquae:
GGGCTGGTAAGCTAATACATCCTGTTTACAGAAACTAATGTTTTTAAGAACAGCTCTTAAATTCATAAGTACTTCTAGGAAGCCCATAAAAGCCATATCTGCATAGTGCTTTACCAAAGTTCCACCTTGTGCCTGCATTAAATCGCCACCAAAAAACCTAAACTCTGCCTCAGCGTCTAAATTTTTAAGCGCTTTCATGAGGTTTGCACCATGTAAATCTCCGGAAGCTTCGCCAGCTACAATGTAATATCTCATGAATAATATTTAAAGATTGTATTTGTAAAAAAAGAAAATGATAGCGCAAATGAAAGATGCAGAAATAATACCTCTTACTGTTTGCTCGTATTCGTCTTTATATACAAACTTTATAAGAACCAGATTTAAAGCTACACAACCTACGTATAACAAATCGTCTTTTGCTAATACAATTAAGTTTCTTTTCAAAACTTGCACCAGCAAAAAGGCTATACCAGGTACTACAAGACCCAGTGCTAAGCCTAACCAAACATTATCTTTCTTAAACATTAAAATCCCATGTATTTAAGGTAGAAATTGCATGATGAGCTGTCATATCAAACTGAACGGGTACAACAGAAACAAAACCATTGTTTAAAGCCCAAACATCAGAGTCTTCACCGTGGTCATGAGATTGGAAAACACCTGTTAACCAATAATAACTTCTTTTATAAGGGTCTTGTCTTTCATCAAAATCCTCTGCCCATTTAGCATTTGCTTGTCGGCATATTTTTATACCCTTCAATTGCTGCCCAGCCGGGAAATTAACATTTAATAAAACACCTGGCTGTAAGCCATTTTTAAGTACTTGTAAGCAAATCTCTTTGATGTATTTTTTACAATGTTCAAAATTGGCATCCCATGTGTAATCATCTAAAGAGAAACCAATTGAAGGAATACTTTCTATAGCGCCTTCAACAGCTGCAGACATGGTACCAGAATATAAAACATTAATAGAATTATTAAGACCATGGTTAATTCCTGAAACACAGATATCGGGCTTTTTACCTTTAAAAATTTTGGTTACCGCTAGTTTTACACAGTCTACAGGTGTACCAGAACATTTATACATCTCTACCCCTTCGTATAAACTAACCTTATCCATTCTTAAAGGTTTACCAATAGTGATGGCATGGCCCATACCCGATTGCGGACTATCAGGAGCAACTACGGTTACCTCTCCTAACTCTTTCATCACTTCAATTAAAGCCTTAATTCCTGGAGCTGTTATACCATCATCATTAACTACCAGTATTTTATATTTTTTAGTACTCATCTGTATTATTCTCTTTATTAATTAACCTTGAAAACGCATGCCTAAAAACACACCAAGTATCACAAAGTTAAGAAAGCTAAGGGTAAAACTAAGAAAGATTGTAAGTCGGCAAAAAAACAAGAACATAACCGTTATCTTATTAAGTGCCTTAGTAGGTTTAATAGTTGGTTTAGCGGCTATTTTAATTAAACAGATAATTTATGCGGTAGAAAATTATGCGGTAAGTTTCTTTCCGGGTTATTTATTTTTTGTTTTGCCCATGATAGGCTTATTGCTGGTAACTTTTTTAAACGGCAATATTTTCAAGAAATTGGTAGCTTTTAAAGGGATGCAGCATGTTATACAAGCTATAGAAAACCATCAATCTTTTATCAATATCAGGCTAATATATGCCAAGTTTGTTACAGCAGGTATTACCATTGGTTTTGGAGGAAGCTCTGGCATGGAGGCCGCAATTGTTACTTCTGGGGCATCTATTGGCTCTAATTTAGGGAAATCATTAGGCTTAAATTATCAACTTAGAACTTTATTAATAGGATGCGGAACGGCATCTGGTATTTCTGCCATGTATAATGCCCCTATTGGCGGGTTTTTATTTGCCTTAGAAGTGATATTACCTGAATTCACCCCTGCTTTACTCATTCCTTTACTGATAGCATCGGCCACAGGAAAAATTTTATTTGAGATGATTATGGGGGAAAACCTCCGTTTTGACGCTCATGTGGAGGCCTTTTCTTATGAAAGCTTACCCTATGTAGTTTTAATAGGTTTTGTTGGTGCTTTTACAGCGATGTATATGATTAAAACTTATGGTTTCTGTTATAAAATACTCTCTAGGTTAAATAATCCTTATTTAATGGCTTTAATAGGTGGTGGACTTTTAGGTTGTTTGATTTATATTTTCCCTGCTTTGTATGGCGAGGGCTATGTAAGCATCAATCGTTTACTACACGGACAAGAAACTGAGGTTTGGAAAAATTCCATCTTCCAAAATTTAAATATTCCTTTTCAGGGATTATTGATTTTATTGGTATTGCTATTACTACGGCCGCTTAGCACTGGCCTGAGTTTGAGCGCAGGTGGCGAAGGAGGTTATTTTGCACCATCTCTAGTGGCAGGCGGTATAAGTGGATATTTACTTTATAAGGTAATCATCGCGGTAAGCGGACCTCATCTAGATTTAGAAGGCAATACTTTTATATTTTTAGGGATGGCTGCCACTTTTGCATGTGTTATGCGGGCACCCGTAACGGCTATTTTCCTCATTGCTGATACCACCCAAAGCTATGCGATAATAGTCCCTTTAATGATAGCAACAACTATAGCTTACACTTTTAAGAATTATATTGATGCACACCATCCGCTTACAAAAGATAGCCATGGACCATTGCAAATGGAGAAATTTATCCTTAACCAGATTAATTTGCGTGATATTATAGACCCTGTGGATACTTTTGTGTACACCAACTATACACTACGTAAAATAATTGAACACTTTTCTAATCATGACCATGCGATTATACCAGTTTTAAACAGCCAAAATGAGGTTGTTGGAATTATTGAACTAAAAAAAGTACGAGAATTAATGAAAAATTTTGAGCAATACGATAGTATTGTTGCTGAACAATTATTAGAAAAAGATTTTCTCCAAATAGAATACGCACAACTTAGAAATGAATTGATTAGCGCACCAGAATTAATAAAGCGAAACCACGTATTAGTGAAAAGAAAAGAAAATACCATAGGTTATGTCTCTAAATACAAGGTTTTGAATATGTATAACCAGTATTTAAACCACCCAGACCGCTTATTTGTAAAATAAGCATTAAAAAGAAAAAGGAGACATGGGCATGTCTCCTTAATCTTTACTAAACCTAAACCTAAACGTATGAATAATCTTTCGATCAGAGAAGATTACATTTGATATTTATCAAAGTGCATACCAAAATTTTATAATAAGTGTAACAAAAAAGCAGCTTATGATTAGCTTATCCTTAATATTTACAAACTTCTTAACCAATTAATCACTTCGTCTCTGGTTTTACCTGTTTTGTTCTGTATTTTTCCAAGCATTTCATCTTCTTGGCCTTCTTGGTAAGTTAAATCATCATCGGTTAAATCGGCATAAGCCTGTTTTACTTTACCTTTAATTTCATTCCACTTACCTTTTAATTCTAAATTGTCCATGATGTTTTTCTTTTAGGGTGAATAAATATTTATATCATTCACCCAAGCATCATGCCACTAGAAGCTAAGATAATCTGCCGTTTTTAATCTCATCTACTACCGCTGGGTCTAATAAAGTTGAGGTATCTCCTAAGCTATTTACCTCTCCCTCAGCAATTTTTCTTAAAATTCTTCTCATGATTTTCCCAGATCTAGTTTTAGGTAAACCACTTACAAATTGTATTTTATCTGGCTTAGCAATAGCACCAATAATACGACTAACCGTCATAGAGATATCTTTTCTGGTTAGTTCATCGTCATCTGTTTCTCTAGAAAGTATTACATAAGCGTAAATACCTTGTCCTTTAATATCATGCGGATAACCTACCACGGCAGACTCTACCACATCAGAGAACATATTGATAGCGTTTTCTACTTCTGCGGTTCCAATTCTATGTCCAGATACATTAATAACATCATCTACCCTGCCGGTAATGCGGTAATAACCATCTTCATCTCGCATACAACCATCGCCAGTAAAGTATAAATTCTCATACGTAGCAAAGTAGTTTACACGGCAACGCTCGTGGTCTCCGTAGGTTGTTCTTAGCATTCCCGGCCACGGAAATTTGATACATAAATTACCAGAAACGCCATTTCCTATAATTTCTTCGCCCTTTTCATCAACTAAAATAGGTTGTATGCCCGGTAATGGTAAAGTGGCAAAGCAAGGTTTTACGGGTGTAACATTGGCTAAAGGAGATATTAAAATACCACCAGTTTCTGTTTGCCACCATGTATCCACAATAGGACAATTCTTTTTACCAATATGCTCATGATACCAATTCCATGCTTCTTCATTGATAGGCTCTCCCACAGAACCTAAAACTCTTAAAGAGCTTAAATCTTTATCTTTCACGAAATCTAAACCAAACTGCATTAAAGAGCGGATTGCCGTAGGCGCTGTGTATAAGATATTTACTTTATATTCTGCAACAATATCCCAAAATCTACCAGCATCTGGCCAAGTTGGCACTCCTTCAAACAATAAACTTGTGGCACCCATAGCTAATGGTCCATAAACGATATAGGTGTGTCCAGTAATCCATCCAATATCTGCTGTACAGAAATAAACTTCTTCTGGCTGGTACTGAAAAACGTTTTGGAAACTGTAACCAGCATAAACCATGTAGCCTCCGCAAGTATGCACTACGCCTTTAGGTTTCCCGGTTGAACCGGATGTGTACAAAATAAACAAGGGGTCTTCTGCATCCATTTCTTCTGCAGGGCAATTTAGCATTCCCAAAGTTTCCACTTTTTTAATTTCATCTTCCCACCAAACATCACGACCTTTTATCATGGATATTGGTGTTCTGCTACGGGTAAGCACAATAACTCTTTTAACAGATGGGCATTGCACCAAAGCATCATCCATCACATTTTTTAAGGGCACTTCTTTGGTACCACGGTAAGAACCATCGGCAGTAATAACCATGCTACAATTAGCATCTTGTATTCTATCTGCAATAGATTGGGCAGAAAAACCACCAAATACTACCGAGTGTATAGCCCCAATTCTGGCACAAGCTAATACCGCAACTGCCAATTCTGGCACCATAGGCATGTAAATACAAATTCTATCGCCTTTTTTAGCACCGTTGTTTTTTAAAACATTGGCAAACAAACATACTTTTTGGTGTAATTGCTTGTAGGTAAAAGCTCGGTGATGCTCCTCGGGGTCGTTTGGTTCCCAAATTAGAGCAGGCTGGTCGCCTTTATCTGCTAAATGCCTATCTAAGCAGTTTTCTGTAATGTTTAATTTTCCTCCAACAAACCAATTGATATCAGGCTCTTTAAAGTTCCAGTCTAACACTTTGTTCCACTTCTTTTTCCAAACGAAGCTGCTTGCAACAGTATCCCAAAATTGCTCTGGCTGCTCAACACTGTGTTGATAAACTTTCTGATAATCTTCAAACGACTTGATGCTTAAATCCATTTTTCTCTTTATTTTATTGTTTTATAATCTTCCTTATTTAATGCTGTTATTTTCTCTATCAAACGGCGGGTAGAGAAAGGTTTTATGATAAACAAATCTGCTCCTTTACTATACGCCAATTTAATATCCTCATCTTTACTTTTTGCCGAAATAAAAATCACTTTTATATGTTTGTAAACTTCGCTTTGCTTCACAAAATCACAAACTTCGTAACCGTTAACATCGGGCATCATAATATCCAGTAATATTAATTCTGGTTCATGCTGTTTTATCTTCACTATAGCTTCTGTACCGCTTAAAGCAATAAAAACTTCGTAGCCTACTTTTCTTAATAAAAACTCTACAGACATCACTATGGCTGGGTCATCATCAACAATTAAAACTTTTCTAGCTATACTCATCATTTAATCTCTATAGGTAATGTAAAATAAAAACAAGTACCAGATGTTGCGGCATCAGTTACACCAATTTCGCCTTGATGTAACTCCACAATTTTCTTGCAAATTGCTAAGCCCAAACCACTTCCTTCTGCCTTTTTGGTTTGATTTTCTGTTTGATAGAACTTGTTAAAAACGTAATTTTTATCCTTGTCAGGGATGCCTTCACCATTATCTGTGATGTTTATTTTTATAAAGCCTTCATCCTCTAAAACCATCACTTTTATCTCTCCATCCTTTGTACTACAATACTTAATAGCATTAGAAACCAGGTTGTTAACCACCCTGGATAGTAAATCCTGATCTCCATAAACTAAAGGAAGATGCTCTGGAAAAGATATAGATAAGGTGATATTTTTATCTTTAATTAGCTGAGATAAAGCATGCAAGACATCTTCTACTAATTTTTTAATAGCTATTTCCTGATGCTTTATATTTTGCTTACCAGATTCTAATTTCTCTAAATCTAAAACCTGAGTAATTAACCTACTTAAGCGCTCAATTTCCTTAATCATGGTGGCTAAAAACTGTTGTCTTTGTAAGGTATCTAACTCCGGGTTATCGAATAAAATCTCAGAGAAGGCTCTTATAGAAGTAAGCGGTGTGCGTAGCTCATGCGTAATGCTGTACAGGAAATCATCTTTAATAATTTCTGCTTCTTTCATTTGCATATTGGCCAGTTCTAAGGCATCAGAAGCTTTTTTAGTTGTTCTGATTTTTGTTGTAGTTCTTTGTTTAAGCTGATAAATTGCTGAGATTCTTTCAGGATTTCTACAACTTCATTCAAGCTTATTTCTTCTTCTTTAACAATAGACTCTATTAATATTCTTGATGATGCAGAACCAATAACACCCGATAAAATTTTCTCTGCATAAGTAATCAAGCGTTGGTCGGCATTGGTGTCTTCTTGCAATAAATTAAGTTGATACCTCCTAGAAAAATGCGTTAAGAGTTGCTTGGTTTTCTCTTGCCCTAAGAATTGCTCCATCAAGCTTTTAATTTCTTTTATTTTGATTTGCCCTGTTCTGTTTAACGATGTTTCATAAGCAGCTTTATATTTTGATACGTTGATAAAAAGCTCGGCCTGTATTTCTTCCTGATTGCTTGATTTAGTATATAAAGAGCCTAAAATGTAAAGTAAAATATTGATAAACATGCTCCAAAAAAAGGCATGAGTTAATGGCGTAAAAGCTGCCAAACCAAATAATTGGTTGGGTTTTAACAGGTAAACACCAAACAAACCGTCGCTTAATATCTCTTTAGGTAATAAACCCGCACCAATAATGGCCGGGATAATTAATGTAAAAAACCATATGGTAAAACCGCTGATGATACCCATTAAAGCGCCATTTTTATTGGCCCTAGACCAAAACATCCCACCAATAACAGCAGGTGCAAATTGTGCTACAGCGGCAAAAGAAATTAAACCTGTTGAAACTAGCGAGTAACTTTCTGCTATCTCAGCAAAATAAGCGTAAGCTAAAAGCAGGATTAGGATGATTGATAACCTTCTGATGTTTTTGATAGAACGCTCTACTTTATGGATGAAAATCTTTTTAAAAGGAGCTACTTTAAGAATGAGTGGTATCAACAAATTATTGCTCAGCATGGTACTTAAAGCAATAGTTTCCACAATAATCATCCCTGTTGCTGCAGAAAAACCTCCCAAATAAACCAATAAAGTAACCCCTTGATGATGGTGTACAAATGGCAGAGAGAGTATACTAAAATCAGCCTCAAAGCTTGATGATGTAGGTAGTAACTGCCCTGCTAAAGCTATGGGTAATACAAATAAATTAATGATTAAGAGATACAGAGGAAATAACCAAATAGCTTTATAAAGGTGTTTTTCATCAACATTCTCTACCACCGAAACCTGAAACTGCCTTGGTAATAACAATACCGCAAACATAGATAGGATGCACATTACCAACCAATCGGTATAATTGTAAGAAGCGTCAAAAGTAAAACTCTTTTGTAGTGCGGGTATGGCGGCTGCTCTGCTAAAAATATCATCAAACCCATTAAAAAGAAAGAAAATAACAAAAATTCCACCTACTAAAAAAGCTACTAATTTCACTATCGACTCAAATGCTACGGCGGTAACCATCCCTTCATGTCTTTCTGTTGAATCTACTTTACGTGTACCAAAAATGATGATGAAAACAGCTAGTAAAACAGTTATCCAAAAGGGAATATTACTTAATAAAGAGATGCTTGAATTTGAATTGGTATGCTGAGGATGATTAACTAAAAAAGCAAAGGTTATAGCAATGGCCTTTATTTGTAAGGAAATGTAGGGAATTACGCCTAACACGCAAACAATAGTTGCTAAAGTACCTAAAGAGGTGTTTTTACCATAACGGGCAGAAATAAAATCAGCAATGGAGGTTATTCTTTGCGCCTTGCAGATTCTTATCATCTTCCTGAGAATCAAGAACCAAAGCGGTGCTGCAATGGTAGGCCCTATGTAAATAGCTAAGAAATCAGGACCAAAATCTGCCGCCCTGCCAATGCTGCCATAGAAAGTCCATGCGGTACAATAAACCGCCATAGAAAGTGCATAAACGTAAGGCTTCAGCGTAGTGCTTTTTTGGTTTGATTTTTTCTCGGCCCAATAAGCCACACCAAACAGTAAAAGCAGGTAACCAAAAGAAAATATGACAACCAATAAAGTATTCATATCTATTCTCGACTATCCTTTCTTACCACATAAAACAATACTGCGATGATGAAAATCCAAGCAACAAATAGGTATAAATACAAGGTAGGGATACCCCAAATTAAAGAAGAGCGATTAAAAATAGAAAGTACAGGATATAGCAACAGCACACAAAATATAGCGCTAAAGAAAACTAACTTTTCATTCATTAATCGCTCTCTCATTTCTACTAATCTTCCTGATTATATTCGCCCTGCATAGCGTATAAGCCAAAAACAAACATGCCTCCTACTATAATGGGGGCTAAAATAAAGCAGTAAATAATGGCTGGCACTAAATCCTCAGTACTGCCAGTAGCAAATTTTGGAAGAGCTTGACTAACCAGCAAATAATAACCAGCTGCAATACCCAGAAGAATCCATACTATTCCTAATATTCTTTTTATAAAATTCATGTCTTTTAAAATTAATCGTTCATAGCTTTTTGTTTACCAATGTAGAGTACACCTATAATAAAGCATACACCAGCAATAATGATTGGATACCATAAACCTTCCAGATAAGGCTTATCAAAAGGTAATACCTGCCCAGCAGCTGCGGCGGCCTCGTTAGCTGTAGTAGCTTGCGATGCTAAATAGGTAGCAATAGCAGGTAATAATCCACCAAAAACACCATTTCCAATGTGGTAAGGTAAAGACATAGAAGTATACCTGATATTGGTTGGGAACATCTCTACTAAAAATGCTGCAATTGGGCCATAAACCATGGCTACATAAATAACCTGAATCAATACTAAAGCAACAAGAATATAAAAGCTTTCATTACCGACATTTACTATTTTTGTAATTTTAGCTTTACTCGCTTGCGCTGATGATGAAATAACTTGTTCTGATATCTCGGTATAAATAGTTCCATCAGTATAAGATTTGGTTGTGGTTACAGTTTTGATAGAATCTGAAGTACCTTCTTTAAGTGAAACTGCAAGATCTGTTTGCACTTTATCCTGAAGTTCTACTTTATTAGTTACATCTGCTGTCTGATAAATTTTATCATAGATTGGTCTGTAAGTTAAAATCGCGACAAGCATACCCACCATCATGATACCTTTTCTGCCTATTTTATCAGATAACCAACCGAAAAACACGAAAAAACCCGTTCCTAACATCAAAGCCAAAGCAATGATATAATTGGTTTGATCAAATTCTATATGGCAAACAGTTTGTAAGAACGATAAGGCATAAAACTGCCCGGTATACCATACCACGCCCTGACCCATAGTTGCACCAAATAAGGCTAGCAAAACAAATTTGAAGTTTAACTTTTTCCCGAATGATTCTTTTAAAGGATTAGCAACGGTTTTACCCTCGGCTTTAGCTTTCTTAAACAACGGAGATTCATCCATATTTCTTCTGATGAAGTAAGAAACGGCTACCATTACAATAGAAATTAAGAAAGGTACACGCCATCCCCAGTCTTCAAAAGAAGCTTTATCCATAGAATTTCTGGTTATCAGAATCACAAAAAGCGAAATAAATAAACCTACCGTGGCTGTAGTTTGTATCCATGCTGTTCTTAAACCTCTTTTATTAGGTTCAGAATGCTCTGCTACATAGGTTGCAGCACCACCGTATTCACCTCCTAAAGCTAATCCTTGTAATAGTCTTAAAATCAAAACTAAAACCGGTGCTATAAAACCAATAGTATCATAACTTGGAATTAAGCCTATAGCAAAAGTTGAGAAGCCCATCAACAATAAGGTTACCATAAAGGTGTATTTCCTTCCTATAATATCGCCTAATCTACCAAAGAACAATGCGCCAAAAGGCCTTACCACAAAACCTGCTGCAAAGGTGGCTAAAGTTGATAAAAACGCTGCTGTGGGATTGTCTTGCGGGAAAAATTTAGTTGCAATAATAACGGCTAAGCTTCCGAAGATATAGAAGTCATACCATTCAATGAGGGTGCCTGCACTGGAGACACCAATTACTTTCCAAAGGTTTTTTTTATCCACCTTTTGTTGCGGAACACTTTCTAACATAATTAAAATTCTAGGTTGTTTGGTTTATAAAAGTTTTATAAAGCTTGTTATAAAGTCGCTTAAAAACAAACTACAATCTTAAAAATGCTAACTATATATATAAGCTTATTTAAACCTATCCCACTTGATGAGCATATATTTGTCTCCTAATTCTGTAACAATCATTCCTGCTCCTTTTAAATTCTCTTCCTGAGCATAAAAATCTATCAATTCTTGATGTTTAAGTATTTTATATGAAGGTTTATAGACCGTTTTAACCGGTCTTATTAACTGAAACTTTTTAACCCATTTAATTACGGAAACATGGCTTACACCCAACAAACGTTCTATTTCTCGGTAAGAAACTCCCTCAACGTATAACTGCAAAGCTTTGATAATGTAAGAATTATCTACTTGTTTACCTAACTTATCAACCGTGAAATAATATTGGCAATCTTTGCACTTAAAGCGTTGTTTATGATTGATAACTCCACTTTTAACCACCTGATGAGATTGGCATTTTGGACAAGTCTTTTTTATTTCTTTTGTTGGCTCCATAAACTATAGCAAATTAGCAATAAAATTTTAATAAGAAAAATGAAGCCTATTTACAAAGGCATTTGCTTACAAGATTTTAGCGATTAAAAGAGGGGAAGAAATAAATTCTAAAAATAATTGAGTTTACTATTGCCTAATACATTTTATTTATTGATATTTGCACACTCTTTGTAAAACTGAGTTTTAATAGAAAACACGATATAGTCATGTCAAGAATTTGTGATTTAACAGGAAAAGCATCATTAGTAGGTAACCACGTATCTCACTCGAACGTGAAAACCAAACGTAAGTTTCATCCTAACCTTCAATTAAAGAGATTTTATATCCCTGAAGAAGACCGTTGGATAACTTTAAAAGTTTCCACATCAGCAATAAAAACTATCAATAAAATCGGTATTACCGAGGCTATTAACAGATTCATTAATAAAGGATCTATTTAAATTTAAGACTTTTAAAACCGAAATAGAATGGCTAAGAAAGGCAACAGAGTTCAAGTAATTTTAGAATGTACTGAACATAAAGAAAGCGGAATGGCGGGTACTTCAAGGTATATCACTACTAAGAACCGTAAAAACACTCCAGAGAGATTAGAGATAAAGAAATTTAACCCTGTTTTAAGGAAAGTTACTTTACACAAAGAAATTAAGTAAGAAATAGCTACCTGTTAGCATAAAATAATATTTAACATGGCAAAGAAAGTAGTTGCAACCCTAAAAACCGGAACCGGTAAAGAGTATTCAAAGGTTATTACTATGGTTAAGTCTCCTAAAACAGGCGCTTATACCTTTAAAGAAGTTATTGCACACAATGATCACATTAAAGATGCTATCGTTGCTGCAAAAGAAGGCACTAACGCTTAATTTAAAACTTCTATGATATTGAAGCCGTTCTAATAACCATTAGAATGGCTTTTTTTATTTAATTTTATACCCTATGGGATTATTTGATTTCTTTAAGAAAAAAGAAAAAACTGTTGAAGAAAAAGAAGCACTGGATAAAGGGCTTGAAAAAACTAAAGACACGTTTTTTTCTAAAATAAGTAAAGCTGTTGTTGGAAAATCTACAGTTGATGATGATGTTTTAGACGAATTAGAGGAAATATTAGTAACCTCTGATGTAGGTGTTAGCACTACACTGAAAATTATAGAAAGAATACAAGCAAGAGTTGCTAAAGATAAATACTTAAATACCAGTGAGCTCAACAACATCCTAAAAGAAGAAATACAAGGATTATTAGAAGAAAACAACTCAAGTGATTTTGAAAATTTAGCATCTTACAGTAACCAAAAGCCTTATGTAATTATGGTTGTTGGTGTAAATGGTGTTGGAAAAACCACTACTATTGGTAAAATGGCTTATCAATTAAGAGAAGCCGGACAGAAAGTTGTTTTAGGTGCTGCCGATACATTTAGAGCTGCAGCTGTAGATCAAATTAAACTTTGGGGAGAGCGTGTTAACGTAAGAGTAGTATCGCAAGGCATGAATGCCGACCCTGCCTCAGTTGCGTTTGACACCTTACAATCTGCTGTTGCTAACCAAGAAGATATAGCTATTATTGATACAGCCGGAAGGTTACATAATAAAGTAGGCTTAATGAACGAGCTTTCTAAGATTAAAAATGTTATG
This genomic window contains:
- the surE gene encoding 5'/3'-nucleotidase SurE; this translates as MSTKKYKILVVNDDGITAPGIKALIEVMKELGEVTVVAPDSPQSGMGHAITIGKPLRMDKVSLYEGVEMYKCSGTPVDCVKLAVTKIFKGKKPDICVSGINHGLNNSINVLYSGTMSAAVEGAIESIPSIGFSLDDYTWDANFEHCKKYIKEICLQVLKNGLQPGVLLNVNFPAGQQLKGIKICRQANAKWAEDFDERQDPYKRSYYWLTGVFQSHDHGEDSDVWALNNGFVSVVPVQFDMTAHHAISTLNTWDFNV
- a CDS encoding chloride channel protein, with product MPKNTPSITKLRKLRVKLRKIVSRQKNKNITVILLSALVGLIVGLAAILIKQIIYAVENYAVSFFPGYLFFVLPMIGLLLVTFLNGNIFKKLVAFKGMQHVIQAIENHQSFINIRLIYAKFVTAGITIGFGGSSGMEAAIVTSGASIGSNLGKSLGLNYQLRTLLIGCGTASGISAMYNAPIGGFLFALEVILPEFTPALLIPLLIASATGKILFEMIMGENLRFDAHVEAFSYESLPYVVLIGFVGAFTAMYMIKTYGFCYKILSRLNNPYLMALIGGGLLGCLIYIFPALYGEGYVSINRLLHGQETEVWKNSIFQNLNIPFQGLLILLVLLLLRPLSTGLSLSAGGEGGYFAPSLVAGGISGYLLYKVIIAVSGPHLDLEGNTFIFLGMAATFACVMRAPVTAIFLIADTTQSYAIIVPLMIATTIAYTFKNYIDAHHPLTKDSHGPLQMEKFILNQINLRDIIDPVDTFVYTNYTLRKIIEHFSNHDHAIIPVLNSQNEVVGIIELKKVRELMKNFEQYDSIVAEQLLEKDFLQIEYAQLRNELISAPELIKRNHVLVKRKENTIGYVSKYKVLNMYNQYLNHPDRLFVK
- a CDS encoding CsbD family protein, which encodes MDNLELKGKWNEIKGKVKQAYADLTDDDLTYQEGQEDEMLGKIQNKTGKTRDEVINWLRSL
- the acs gene encoding acetate--CoA ligase; this translates as MDLSIKSFEDYQKVYQHSVEQPEQFWDTVASSFVWKKKWNKVLDWNFKEPDINWFVGGKLNITENCLDRHLADKGDQPALIWEPNDPEEHHRAFTYKQLHQKVCLFANVLKNNGAKKGDRICIYMPMVPELAVAVLACARIGAIHSVVFGGFSAQSIADRIQDANCSMVITADGSYRGTKEVPLKNVMDDALVQCPSVKRVIVLTRSRTPISMIKGRDVWWEDEIKKVETLGMLNCPAEEMDAEDPLFILYTSGSTGKPKGVVHTCGGYMVYAGYSFQNVFQYQPEEVYFCTADIGWITGHTYIVYGPLAMGATSLLFEGVPTWPDAGRFWDIVAEYKVNILYTAPTAIRSLMQFGLDFVKDKDLSSLRVLGSVGEPINEEAWNWYHEHIGKKNCPIVDTWWQTETGGILISPLANVTPVKPCFATLPLPGIQPILVDEKGEEIIGNGVSGNLCIKFPWPGMLRTTYGDHERCRVNYFATYENLYFTGDGCMRDEDGYYRITGRVDDVINVSGHRIGTAEVENAINMFSDVVESAVVGYPHDIKGQGIYAYVILSRETDDDELTRKDISMTVSRIIGAIAKPDKIQFVSGLPKTRSGKIMRRILRKIAEGEVNSLGDTSTLLDPAVVDEIKNGRLS
- a CDS encoding response regulator, translating into MMSIARKVLIVDDDPAIVMSVEFLLRKVGYEVFIALSGTEAIVKIKQHEPELILLDIMMPDVNGYEVCDFVKQSEVYKHIKVIFISAKSKDEDIKLAYSKGADLFIIKPFSTRRLIEKITALNKEDYKTIK
- a CDS encoding sensor histidine kinase, coding for MQMKEAEIIKDDFLYSITHELRTPLTSIRAFSEILFDNPELDTLQRQQFLATMIKEIERLSRLITQVLDLEKLESGKQNIKHQEIAIKKLVEDVLHALSQLIKDKNITLSISFPEHLPLVYGDQDLLSRVVNNLVSNAIKYCSTKDGEIKVMVLEDEGFIKINITDNGEGIPDKDKNYVFNKFYQTENQTKKAEGSGLGLAICKKIVELHQGEIGVTDAATSGTCFYFTLPIEIK
- a CDS encoding sodium:solute symporter family protein, with translation MNTLLVVIFSFGYLLLLFGVAYWAEKKSNQKSTTLKPYVYALSMAVYCTAWTFYGSIGRAADFGPDFLAIYIGPTIAAPLWFLILRKMIRICKAQRITSIADFISARYGKNTSLGTLATIVCVLGVIPYISLQIKAIAITFAFLVNHPQHTNSNSSISLLSNIPFWITVLLAVFIIIFGTRKVDSTERHEGMVTAVAFESIVKLVAFLVGGIFVIFFLFNGFDDIFSRAAAIPALQKSFTFDASYNYTDWLVMCILSMFAVLLLPRQFQVSVVENVDEKHLYKAIWLFPLYLLIINLFVLPIALAGQLLPTSSSFEADFSILSLPFVHHHQGVTLLVYLGGFSAATGMIIVETIALSTMLSNNLLIPLILKVAPFKKIFIHKVERSIKNIRRLSIILILLLAYAYFAEIAESYSLVSTGLISFAAVAQFAPAVIGGMFWSRANKNGALMGIISGFTIWFFTLIIPAIIGAGLLPKEILSDGLFGVYLLKPNQLFGLAAFTPLTHAFFWSMFINILLYILGSLYTKSSNQEEIQAELFINVSKYKAAYETSLNRTGQIKIKEIKSLMEQFLGQEKTKQLLTHFSRRYQLNLLQEDTNADQRLITYAEKILSGVIGSASSRILIESIVKEEEISLNEVVEILKESQQFISLNKELQQKSEQLKKLLMP
- a CDS encoding DUF6814 family protein encodes the protein MNFIKRILGIVWILLGIAAGYYLLVSQALPKFATGSTEDLVPAIIYCFILAPIIVGGMFVFGLYAMQGEYNQED